The genomic DNA TCCAGAATCCCGTGCGCCAGACGATCGACTCCACCTTCGCCGTGCTCGACAGCCTCATGGAGACGGTGGCGCAACTGGAGAAGCAGCTCATGGCGGTCTTCACCGCCCTGCCCGAGAAGCTCGAGCAGCTCCAGACGCTCTTCAAGAACCTGGTGGGCACCCTGGAGTCCCTGCTGGCCAAGGCCGTGCAGATGTTGGACGCCATTCCCGCGTCGGATCTGCCCAAGGCCCTGGTGAACCCGGCCATGGCGGCCATCGACAACGTGGTGAAGCAGATCTCCACCCAGCTGGGCACGCTCACCCAGCAGGTGAGCCAGCAGATGACCGCCGTGCAGGATCAGCTCATCTCCCAGGTGGAGCAGATCCAGGCGCAGGCCATCGAGCAGGTGAACGCGCTGAAACAGCAGCTCGTGCAGCAGATCCAGACGCTCACCCAGTCCGTGCAGAGCGGGATCGATCAGGCACTCGCGCAGCTGGAGCAGTTGGTGGCGCAGGTGACGCAGCAGATCTCGACCGCGAAGGAGCAGGTGGCCAAGCAGGTGGAGGCGCTGGAGACCCAGGTGGCCTCACGCGTGGACACGCTCAAGCAACAGGTGACGGAGCAGCTCGCGACGCTGAAGCAGACCCTAGCCGACGGAGTGAAGGCCGCGACGGATCAGGTGGAGGCGGTGGGCGAGACGGTCGACCAGCAGGTGACCACGGCCCGGGAACAGGTGAAGACCGGCCTGGAGTCGGTCCGCACCACGGTGGACACGGCGCTCGAGGAGGCCCGGAAGGCCCGCGAGCACGTCGAAACCGAGCTGACCCGGCAGGTGGAACAGGTGCTCGGCACCTTCACCCAGCGAGCGGGAGGCCTGGTGGATACGGCCTCCCAGCAGATCGACGAGATGACGGGCCGGGTGGAGGCGGCGAAGAACCAGTTGCTGGCGCCCGTGGACGCGCTCGAGGCATCGCTCCGGGACTTCAACCCCTTCGCCCCCGTGGTGGAGCAAGCACGCACCCAGGTGGGGACGGTGATGGACAATCTCCAGACCCAGGTGCGAGCGCTGGCGGGCTGAGCTACTTCTTGCCGCCGCCCAGGGGATTGGGCAGCTCCGGCAGCTTGAAGCCTTCCGGGACCGCGGGCGCCGCGGGCGCCTTCTCCTCGGACGCGGCGGGCGCCTCGTCCTCGCCCTCATCCCCCCGGGCACTCGACTCACGCAAGATGCGGCTCGTGGCCAGCTCCACGTCCACCGAGCGCGTCAGGGGCGGGCTGAGCAGCAGCTGCCAGTTGCCATCCGGCGCGGTGAAGAGGAAGGAGACCGCCACCGAGCCGGCCTTGGGCGCCTTCACCTGGAAGCGCTGGACGGTGCCTGGGTAGATGACGGACGTCTGCAACACGGTCTCGTCCGGAACGCCCACGCGGGCGGCCACCTCGGAGTACGCCTCGTTGGCGTACTGCTTGGGGTCCACCTGACGCACGAGCATGTACAGAGGCCGGCCCATGTTGGTTCCCACGGGCGATTTGATGCTCAGGCTGATCTGACTCGGTCCACAGGCACCCAACACGAGCGCCGCCAGGGCGGTGAGCCCTCCGCGCACGTTCATCGAGGCACCTCCCGGAACGGCACCCAGGGATCGCCCTTGAGGCCGAAGCCGATCTCCACTCCCCGCTTGCTCACGTTGTTCCCCTGCAGCACCAGGCTCCATTGCCTCCGTTGATCCGACGTCACCTGGGCCTCCTCGAAGAGACGGAAGCAGCTCCAGACGGAGCGGTTCCAGGGCAACGACAGGAACTTGGGATCATCGCGCGCGGGCGAGCGCAACTCCAGCACGATGGAGGACACCTGCTGATCCCACCAGCTCAACGGGAAGTCCTGCCAGGTGGGGCTCTGGTTGAAGCCGTAGGCGGTCGTCTTGCCGCACTTGAGCGAGGACATGGTGACGAAGACACCCGGCATGGGCGGGGGCGGCAGGGGCTGGGGCTGCACCTTGAGCATCAGCGGCCGAGGCCGTCCCTCGTCGTCCCAGAGCAGCTTGGACAGGCGGGACAACTGACTGAGGGTGGGCAGCAGCGACTCGGGCAGCTGCAGCTTGTCGCGCAGTGTGCCGCGCAGGCCCCACTGCGTGCCCCGCTCCGCGCACACCCGGGAGAAGACCTGATCCACGAAGTGCCAGAAGGCGCCGTCCTTGCGCCGCAGCACCTCCAGCTCGCTCGGGTCCACGTCCTCCTTCGCGGTGGGGTTGAACGGGTAGCGCGAGAGCAGCGGCCGCAGCATGCGCCCGGAGGACTCCTCCCACTGCCGCGCGAGCGTGTTCTCCAGCTCCTCCTTGCCCATCTTCTGCACGGCGAGGAAGGGCTCGAGGAAGGGCTGGCGCAGCTCGCCGGTGATGCCCTGTTGATCCAACCACGCATGGGCCTTGCGCAGATAGGAGCCCTCTTCCTCCAGCAGCATGGCGAGGGCGACCTTTTCCAACGGAGTGATCAAATCCGCGAGCTGGGTGGTCGACCCCTCCGCGGCGGGAGCCGGAGCCTCGGCGGTTTCAGCCTTGGCGGGGGCCGCGCCCGGAGCGGCCGGCTTGGCGGCGCCTGGCTGGGACGCGGAGTCCAGCTCGTCACGCATCTGCGCCACCAGGGCCTGGTAGGGCGCGAGCGCCGTGTAGAAGCCACTCTTGTCCGCCACCATCAACTGGACGACGGGCCGGAAGGGCGCCACGGCGTTGCGCAAGGGCTCGTAATAGGGCCCCTCCAGTGTCTCCAGGTTGGCGCGCTCGGACACGTCGCGCAGCATGTCCACCTGCTCCGAGGAGGGCTGGGACAGCCGCGCGAGCTCGTCGATCAGCAGCTTGCGCGAGGCGCTGAAGCGGTAGTGGCGCACGCTGTAGAAGAGGCCATCGCGGTAGCCCTGGGAGAACACGTCCACGCGCTGACGCACGTACTGGGAGCGCTTGGCGGACTCCTCCGTGGGAAGCTGGGCGTCCTTGAGCCGCTGGGTGAACTCATCCACCAGGGGCCGCAGATCCGTCTCGAACAGCGTGCGGGTGAGCACCATCTGCCCGGCGCGGATGGGGGCCTGCCCATTGAGCGTCAGCTGCCCGCGCTTGTCCTTGTCGTCGAGGATCGCCTGGAGCAGCTCCCTCGACAGCTGGGGCGGGCGGAACTCGAAGGACTGCTGCAAGAGCTCGATGCGATACGGGCCCTTGTTGCTGCCGGGCAGCCAGAGCCCATCCCGGGTGAGCAGCTCGGACGGCCCCATCTTCTCCACCGCGAGCAGGCCCGCGTAGGCGTCCTCCTCCATGCGGAGGATGCCCGCGAGCGTCTCGCGGTTGCGCTGCAGCCACGCGAGCACGTCGACCGTGGTCTCGATGCCGTGGAAGTGCCGCGTGTTGACCTGCACCTTGGAGGTGTCGAACAGGTTGAGCACGGTGGGCAGCGAGGCGTAGACGTCCAGATCGGCCAGCTGCGCCTGGAGCCTTTCCCGCTCGGCGCGGCGCAGATCCAACCGGGCGATGTCCTTGGCCTCCAGGGCCTGGCGCAGGAAGAGGAAGTGCTCCATCCAGGGCTTGAGCTGACTCTCGAACGTCAGCCGCTCCGTGAAGGGCCAGCAGGACCAGACCTCCTCGTTGGCGGACACCTGCACGGTGGCGTCCTTGCGGCACGGGGGATCGCGCTCCCAGGGCGAGTCACTGGCGAGCACATAGGTGGCGATGAGCGGCTCGCTCAGGTCGAGCGCGGAGATCCACGTGCGGTTGGACGCGACGCCGGACGGGCTCGCGCCATCGGGAGTGGGCGCGGCCGCGCGGCGCGAGGACTGGGTGTGGAGACTGGAATTGACGAAGGTGCCCAACACGTCCTTGTTGGAGGCGTGCAGGGTGGACAGGAGGTAGACCACCTGCTCGGGGCGGCAGTCCTCGGGATTCTTGCGGCAGCGCTCCAGGGCGGGCCGCAAGTGGCTCTCGCGGATGCCCGAGGCCAGGCGCTGACGCAGGGCCAGGGTCTCCTCGGGGAAACTGGTGCTCAGCGGGGGCCACCAGCGCTCGGCGCGCTTGAGGTGCAACAGCGCCTCCGCGGCCCGGTTCACCAGATCCTCCACCACCTCTCCCCTGCCCTCGATTCCCTGCTCCCTCAACTGCGAGACGGTGTCCTCGAGGCGCTGCACCTCGTCCTGGGCCTCGTCCAGCAGCACGTAGAAGTGGACATACGCGGCCAGGACGGGCAGGCAGAACACGGCGGCGATCGCCGCGGCGCGCCGCAGGTGGGTTTGCAGGTAGAGCCGGCGCAGCGCCTCGTTGGCGCTCGCCTCGGCCACCACGGAGAGCGTGCCGCTCGCGCGCGCCTCCGGCGTGAGGGAGGACAGATAGACGCGCGAGAGCCGGGGCTTGTACGAGAGCGTGTCGCCCTCGAGCAGCGCGGTGACGAAGCGGCCGAGTCCCGAGAACGAACGGCCGCCCTGCGAGTAGAAGTGCTCGAGCCGCTCGAACGCGTCCACGGGCAGCGACGTGAGGCCCAGGGCCAGGTACTGCTCCTGGCCTTGCAGCAGCGAGGACAGGCTGTCCTCCTCGCCCTGCTTGGGGATGTCGAAGGCGAGCGCCACGCCGTGCGTCTTGAGCAGCCGCGCGAAGTCCTCGAAGCCCTCCAGCCCATCCATGTGCGTGAGGCACAGGCGCGTCTCCACGGGGCCGCCGCACGCCTCGGACATGAGGTTGAGCTTGCCGCGCAGGAGCTGGGCGTAGCGCCGCTGCTCGTCGGGAGGCGTGTCGGAGAGCCAGCGCACGTCCAGGGCGATGACCGCCAGGCCCTTCTGCCGGTGGCTGAAGCAGCGCTTCCACATGCGGCGCAAGGCGGCCCGGGCGGAGAGCGTCTCATCCTCGAGCAGCGGCGCCGACACCTCTTGCACCACGCAGTCGGGCCCCAGGTAGACCTGCAGCAGCGGATCCGACGTGTAGCTGGGCAGGTACTGACGGGCCTGACGCTGCCAGTCCACGTCCAGACCGATGAGCTGGGTCTTGCCACTGCCCGCGGGGCCGAACACCACCACGGTGGGCAGGTCCACCACGGCGGCGCGATTGACCAGGGGCAGTCCGGACAGGAAGGCGCCGCGCACCCGCGACAGCCGGTGGCTGTCCATGGGCGGCGGGCCGCTCTCGGTGGCCGCGGCGGGCAGACTCCCGCCCCTTCGGCGCTTGTAGAGCTTCCAAGCGATGAACGCGACGAGTCCCACGCCCAGGGCGAGCAATACCCACGGCAAGAACGGGCTCACCGTGCCCCATATCTTATGGAGCAAGGTGACGCTGCTCTTGACCGTGTTCACTTCGGTGTTGAGCGCCTTGACCCCCGTGCTCAACGCCTGGGAGGGCTCCGCGCTCAACAGCTCCGAAACGATGATCTCTCGCGGAGACAACACGGTTCAGCCCTCCCCCCGGGCCGAGCCCGCCGCGGGACGGCCAGAACGCGCGGCCAGCTGGAGTGCCTCCAGCACTTCTTCCAGACCATCCAAGGACTCGAGCAACTTCGCGTGCCGGGCCTCGTGCTCCGCGGGCGCCAGACGCGTCCCTCCGGGCTCCGGGTCGAGCGCCGCCACTCCCGCGCGCACCTCGTCCAGCAGGGGCACCACGCCCGCGCTCAACCGTCCCAGCTCGGACTGGATGAGCTGCTCCAGGCGGGCCAGTTGAGCCCGGGGACCCGGTGCCTCCCGCGTCATCTGCGCTTTGTCCTTCATCTCGACAACCACCACAGTAGCACCGGAAGCGTCACCACCAGCAGCGCGGACACCCCGTAGTAGCGCCAGGGGAAGGCATGGACGAGGGGCGCCAACGCCTCGGCGGGAGGAGGCGCGGGCACCGCCTCCGGCTTGGGAATGCGGGCCGCCAGCCGCGTCTTGTACTCGCGCAGCCGGGCGGTGTTGCCCTCATAGCGGCCCTCGAAGCCCGCGGTGAGGCAGAAGTGGAGCATCTCGAAGACGAGCGTCGCGGCGGTGCGCTGCTGCAGCTTCTCATCGGCCAGTTCGTAGAAGCGATCGCCTCCCGAGTCGGTGCTGAACAGCTTGTACTGGAGCATCGGCCAGTCCGGCTGCTCCTCGTCCGCGAGCCGGCGCCGCACCAGCTCATCGACGAGGTAGACGAAGGGACGCATCGCCTCGTCCAGCTCCTGCTCGCCATAGGCCGACCCCAGGACGCCGCGCAGCGCTTCCACGTCGAAGATCAACTGCTGCTGCAACAGGGCCAGGCCCTGGCTTCCCACCCGGACCTGGATGCGCTCCCGCGCCGAGGTGGGCTCGGGCGGCAGGGACTGGTCCAACAGCGAGCGCACCTGCCGGTACGTCCGGAGGATGTTCTGCCAATGCTCGAGTTTCATGAGGGTACCGTCAACGGGAAGGCGCCCACCCCCGCCACGGAGGGACGCAGCACCACCGAGGCCTCACCATTCCACGCATCGAGCAGGCGGTGCACCTGCTCCAGGAAACAGGCCACCAGGGGTTCGGCGCTGGAGTCGAAGGGCTCGAGCAGCACCTCGTAGATGTGCAACAGGCCCGAGCCGCGCAGCGCGCCATCGGGCGCCACCGTGGCCTTGAGCTCGCGCAGCCACGGGAGGACCCGGCGGAAGGGCTCCTCGGCGGGAGTCCCGAGATAGTTGAGCAGCGCGGCCAGCTCGTTGCGATCGAGGGTGGACTTGACCTTCCAGGCCAACAGCCGGGTGAGCCCCGCCACGTCGTTGCGCAAGGCGCTGTCCCGATGCGGCTGGAGCCGGCCCACCAGTTGCCAGCCCAGACCTTCCACGTGCCGGCCCGGGGTGGAGATGTTCACCCGGCCCACGGCATTGGAGACGAAGTGGGGCTGGTACCAGAGCGCCTCCACCAACAGCTTGTTCGGCTCGGAGAAGGCCTCGGGCATGCGCACGAGCAGACTGTGACGTGGGCGCATCTCCTCGTCGAGCCCCTCATCCAGTTCGTAGCTTGGCCCCTCGCCCGGCAGGAAGGCCGGACGCATGGGCGCGCGCCCCGATTTGCCGAGGACGAACACCCCGGTGATGGAATGCAGTTGCAGATCCCGGCCGGCGGACATCCCACGGATGGCGTACTCGGACCGGGTGCCATCGGCGCTGATGGGCTGGGCGGGCTCGGCCTTGAGGTTCTCCACCGGCACCACGAAGGGGTGGAGGATATCCGGATGGGGCGAGCGTCCCACCGACCAGGCGCGATCCAGATCCAGACACAGGCTGAAGCGGCTCCACTCCTTGCGCGACGAGGGCACCGTCACATGAAGGAAGAGTCCCTGTTCGGGCATCTGGAAGAACCCGCGCACGCTCTGCAGCGGGTGCTCGTAACGGGCCGAGTCGTCCACGTCGGCGGGACTGTCGCCGAAGACGAATTCACACGGGCTGCCCTGTGAGGTGTCACTCGCCTGGGCGTCGTACACCACGCTCGCCTGCTTGAGGTGCTGGCGCAGCGCATGGAAGACGGCCAGCGAGGGCCGGTACTCATCCAGGTGGCGCACATGCAGGCTCATCACCCCCACCGCGTCCCGGCGCGGGAAGGCGGACTCGAAACGAAGGATGAGCCGCCAGCGGCCGTCCGCCAGGCGCACCACCTCCGTTCCCGTCTGGGAGATGGGGAGGATGCGCAGGGGACGCCGGGTGCGGAATGTCCCTGGACCCCCATGGGCGGGCGTCAGGCGCAGCTCGGTGCCACGGGCGAGCACCAGCGTCTCCGTCATCTTCTCCGCCGGCAGCGCCTGGACCAGGGCCACCGCGGGCAGGGGCCGCAGCAGGAAGTCGAAGAAGGAGGAGAAGAGCCGCAGCCAGGTGGAGCGCAGGTTGTGCTGCGTGGCCAGGCGGGTCTGCACGGAGAAGAACGCCATGGACTCGATGAGGCGCCGCACATGCGGATCCTCCCGGTCCAGGGGCACGCTGGGATGCGACTCCAGGAAGCGCTGCCGGAAGCGCTCGAGCGCGTCCAGTTCGTTCAGGTAGTCCAGATAGATGCGTTCCGACGCGTCACTCACCGCCCACTCACCCCAGTTTCACGAGCGAACCACCCACGGTGGTCATCGAGCCCTTGAGTTCCGCGAGGCCCGCGGACTCCAGGCCGAGCTTGCCCTGCGCGGCCACCTTGGTCATGGGCGCGGAGAGTTCCGCCTGGGCCTTGCCCGCCATCTTCAGGTTGACGCCCTCCACCTTGTTGTCGCCCGCGGAGGCCGTGAGACTCGTCTGCATGCCCTTCATGTCCAGGTTGGACGTGGCCTCCACGGCCACGTTGGCGTTGGAGGACAGCTTGGCGTCCTGCGTCGCGCTCTGCGTGAGCTTGGCCTTGGAGGTGAAGGACATGTCCTTGGTGCTCTCCAGCGAGAGCGTGTCCTGGCTCGTCCAGCTCGAGGCCTTCTGCGACTGGAGGGTGAGCGTCCCGGTGGCGTCCACGGTGAAGTCCTTGCAGGTGATGGTGACGCTGTCTTGCTTCTGGACGTAGGTGCTCGTCTCCGAGGAACCCTTGACCGTGATGGTGATGCTCGTGCCGTCCATCACCACGGTCTGGGTGATCTGATCATCGGCGTTCTCCACCTTTACGGTGACGCCTTTCTCCTTGTCCAGTTCGACGGTGCAGACGAGCTTGCCCATGATTCCTCGCCTCCTCGGTGGGGAGCCCGTGGCTCCGCTGTCGTGTTACGACGGCTCTTCCTTCACCTGGATGAGCAGCGTGCCTTCGTTGAGCTGGATCTTCTGCGTGTCCTTGTCATGTGTGCGCTGCATCAGGAACACGGGCTTGTCGTCCGCGTAGAAGTGCTTGAGCGCGGTACCATTCTCGGGCGTCTTGCCCACCAGCAGTTGCACTCCCTGCCCATCCTGGGGCATGCGCGCGCCCGCGCGCCAGTCCAGGAAGCGCTTGATCCACGCTTTCTGGAAGCCGAGCGCCATCAGCACGCGCTCCCCCTTGTAGGCGGGGAAGTAGAAGTGACCGGGCAGCAGATTGGGGTTGAAGGGCGCGGGGATGATCTGATCCTCGAAGAGGGGGATCTTCACCTTGTATCCATCCAACGACGTGCCCGAATCCGTGTAGGCCTGCCAGGTCTCGTCCTTCGTGTCGCCCTGCTCGCTGACGATGAAGCCCTCCACGTAGCGTGGATAGCTCGGGGGCCGCCAGGCGGGCAGATCCACGTGGGGATCGTTCTTGCCCTCCAGGCGGGTCGACATGCTGAAGGTGAAGAGGGCGGCGTCATCGCCATACACTTCCTCCTCGCCCTGCTCCTCCGTCACTTCTCCGGACAGGTGCATGCTGCGCACGCGCAGGACCGCGTCCTTCGCCACGCCCGCGGCGCCCCAGGCCGGGTTCGCCGGCAGCTTGACGAGCGCTCCGGGAGTGAAGGCCTTCTCGGGAAAGGAGCGCCAGACCAGCTCCATCTCCGGCTCCCGCGCCTTGAGCCGCGCGGTTTCCAGATTCACCTGGGCCTGCATCTCATCCGAGATGGGAGTGCACAACAGCACGTCCTGACGGATGCCAGTGACCGCGTTCTTCTGCGTCACGGCCTGGGTCTGGGGGCTCTCGGCCGTGGCGTTGAGCACCGTCACGTCGTGGCGGATGATCTCGGG from Melittangium boletus DSM 14713 includes the following:
- a CDS encoding type VI secretion protein IcmF/TssM N-terminal domain-containing protein, which translates into the protein MLSPREIIVSELLSAEPSQALSTGVKALNTEVNTVKSSVTLLHKIWGTVSPFLPWVLLALGVGLVAFIAWKLYKRRRGGSLPAAATESGPPPMDSHRLSRVRGAFLSGLPLVNRAAVVDLPTVVVFGPAGSGKTQLIGLDVDWQRQARQYLPSYTSDPLLQVYLGPDCVVQEVSAPLLEDETLSARAALRRMWKRCFSHRQKGLAVIALDVRWLSDTPPDEQRRYAQLLRGKLNLMSEACGGPVETRLCLTHMDGLEGFEDFARLLKTHGVALAFDIPKQGEEDSLSSLLQGQEQYLALGLTSLPVDAFERLEHFYSQGGRSFSGLGRFVTALLEGDTLSYKPRLSRVYLSSLTPEARASGTLSVVAEASANEALRRLYLQTHLRRAAAIAAVFCLPVLAAYVHFYVLLDEAQDEVQRLEDTVSQLREQGIEGRGEVVEDLVNRAAEALLHLKRAERWWPPLSTSFPEETLALRQRLASGIRESHLRPALERCRKNPEDCRPEQVVYLLSTLHASNKDVLGTFVNSSLHTQSSRRAAAPTPDGASPSGVASNRTWISALDLSEPLIATYVLASDSPWERDPPCRKDATVQVSANEEVWSCWPFTERLTFESQLKPWMEHFLFLRQALEAKDIARLDLRRAERERLQAQLADLDVYASLPTVLNLFDTSKVQVNTRHFHGIETTVDVLAWLQRNRETLAGILRMEEDAYAGLLAVEKMGPSELLTRDGLWLPGSNKGPYRIELLQQSFEFRPPQLSRELLQAILDDKDKRGQLTLNGQAPIRAGQMVLTRTLFETDLRPLVDEFTQRLKDAQLPTEESAKRSQYVRQRVDVFSQGYRDGLFYSVRHYRFSASRKLLIDELARLSQPSSEQVDMLRDVSERANLETLEGPYYEPLRNAVAPFRPVVQLMVADKSGFYTALAPYQALVAQMRDELDSASQPGAAKPAAPGAAPAKAETAEAPAPAAEGSTTQLADLITPLEKVALAMLLEEEGSYLRKAHAWLDQQGITGELRQPFLEPFLAVQKMGKEELENTLARQWEESSGRMLRPLLSRYPFNPTAKEDVDPSELEVLRRKDGAFWHFVDQVFSRVCAERGTQWGLRGTLRDKLQLPESLLPTLSQLSRLSKLLWDDEGRPRPLMLKVQPQPLPPPPMPGVFVTMSSLKCGKTTAYGFNQSPTWQDFPLSWWDQQVSSIVLELRSPARDDPKFLSLPWNRSVWSCFRLFEEAQVTSDQRRQWSLVLQGNNVSKRGVEIGFGLKGDPWVPFREVPR
- a CDS encoding DotU family type IV/VI secretion system protein, with product MKLEHWQNILRTYRQVRSLLDQSLPPEPTSARERIQVRVGSQGLALLQQQLIFDVEALRGVLGSAYGEQELDEAMRPFVYLVDELVRRRLADEEQPDWPMLQYKLFSTDSGGDRFYELADEKLQQRTAATLVFEMLHFCLTAGFEGRYEGNTARLREYKTRLAARIPKPEAVPAPPPAEALAPLVHAFPWRYYGVSALLVVTLPVLLWWLSR
- a CDS encoding type VI secretion system baseplate subunit TssF, producing MSDASERIYLDYLNELDALERFRQRFLESHPSVPLDREDPHVRRLIESMAFFSVQTRLATQHNLRSTWLRLFSSFFDFLLRPLPAVALVQALPAEKMTETLVLARGTELRLTPAHGGPGTFRTRRPLRILPISQTGTEVVRLADGRWRLILRFESAFPRRDAVGVMSLHVRHLDEYRPSLAVFHALRQHLKQASVVYDAQASDTSQGSPCEFVFGDSPADVDDSARYEHPLQSVRGFFQMPEQGLFLHVTVPSSRKEWSRFSLCLDLDRAWSVGRSPHPDILHPFVVPVENLKAEPAQPISADGTRSEYAIRGMSAGRDLQLHSITGVFVLGKSGRAPMRPAFLPGEGPSYELDEGLDEEMRPRHSLLVRMPEAFSEPNKLLVEALWYQPHFVSNAVGRVNISTPGRHVEGLGWQLVGRLQPHRDSALRNDVAGLTRLLAWKVKSTLDRNELAALLNYLGTPAEEPFRRVLPWLRELKATVAPDGALRGSGLLHIYEVLLEPFDSSAEPLVACFLEQVHRLLDAWNGEASVVLRPSVAGVGAFPLTVPS